Proteins found in one Takifugu rubripes chromosome 15, fTakRub1.2, whole genome shotgun sequence genomic segment:
- the sap30l gene encoding histone deacetylase complex subunit SAP30L, protein MNGFSTEEDSHDGPPAPPFYGQSCCLIEDGERCGRSAGNASFSKRIQKSISQKKLKLDIDKSVRHLYICDFHKNFIQSVRNKRKRKTSDDGGESPDHDVEVPEVDLFQLQVNTLRRYKRHYKLQTRPGLNKAQLAETVSRHFRNIPVNEKETLTYFIYMVKSSKSRLDQKGDSGSKPLD, encoded by the exons ATGAATGGCTTCAGCACAGAGGAAGACAGCCACGACGGACCGCCTGCTCCGCCGTTTTATGGACAGAGCTGTTGCTTGATCGAAGACGGGGAACGCTGCGGACGGTCAGCTGGAAACGCCTCCTTTAGCAAGAGGATCCAGAAAAGCATATCGCAGAAGAAGCTCAAGCTAGACATCGACAAGAGT GTGCGGCATCTCTACATCTGCGACTTCCACAAGAATTTCATTCAGAGTGTCCGcaacaagaggaagagaaagaccagtgatgatggaggagagtCACCAGACCACGATGTGGAGGTCCCTGAG GTGGACCTTTTCCAGCTTCAGGTCAACACGTTGAGACGCTACAAGCGACACTACAAGCTGCAGACCAGGCCTGGACTGAACAAGGCCCAGCTGGCAGAG ACGGTGAGTCGCCACTTCAGGAATATCCCTGTCAATGAGAAGGAGACGCTGACCTACTTCATTTACATGGTGAAGAGCAGCAAGAGCCGCCTGGACCAGAAAGGCGACAGCGGCAGCAAACCTCTGGACTAA